A single Heterodontus francisci isolate sHetFra1 chromosome 32, sHetFra1.hap1, whole genome shotgun sequence DNA region contains:
- the LOC137347526 gene encoding notch-regulated ankyrin repeat-containing protein, producing MSQAEVSPAAAPQRMFQEAVRRGNTRELQSLLQNMADCPFNVNSFGPEGQTALHQSVIAGNLELVKLLVKFGADIRLANRDGWSALHIAAFGGHQDIVLYLITKAKYGASGGR from the coding sequence ATGAGCCAGGCCGAGGTGTCTCCAGCCGCCGCCCCGCAGCGGATGTTCCAGGAGGCGGTGAGACGCGGCAACACCCGGGAGCTGCAGTCGCTGCTGCAGAACATGGCGGACTGTCCGTTCAATGTGAATTCCTTCGGGCCCGAGGGGCAGACCGCGCTGCACCAGTCCGTCATCGCCGGCAACCTAGAGCTCGTCAAGCTGCTCGTCAAATTCGGCGCCGACATCCGCCTGGCCAACCGCGATGGCTGGAGCGCCCTGCACATCGCGGCCTTCGGCGGCCACCAGGACATcgtgctctacctcatcaccaaggCTAAGTACGGGGCCAGCGGTGGCCGGTGA